Proteins from a genomic interval of Thamnophis elegans isolate rThaEle1 chromosome 2, rThaEle1.pri, whole genome shotgun sequence:
- the LOC116504336 gene encoding uncharacterized protein LOC116504336: MQKQNNYMLPIQGQPMKGSNYTISIKMLAADRGTQMQNLVISDGLGGPIHSIVLNQTSDALGNILAFAPIQLDSLSPVLKVEGLSPGNLPFSRLNINPIHVASIRILPLAGQESTLLPGGSLEFSAQVVNDGSDAMFTFNVRDDLGFMQSFRPVQGFLRKGESTTLMATFVAPAKDSNFASSLATFTAKTSSSQNYMTLLLSVIPKTALETEENPPVYHFLQFYMPCGADSQQRPDCSQHIWNMTFSAEGAEGAAVSVQISPDPSALSCHSEEEGSNKKLTCDYKSSCCSPLAEVLISDENGNVNHFTVDHNTQPPAPAFISN; encoded by the exons ATGCAGAAGCAGAACAACTACATGCTTCCAATTCAAGGACAGCCTATGAAAG GATCGAATTATACTATCTCCATAAAGATGCTGGCAGCAGACAGAGGTACCCAGATGCAGAATCTGGTCATTTCTGATGGACTAGGAGGTCCTATTCACTCCATCGTTTTAAACCAGACATCTGATGCCCTTGGCAATATCTTGGCCTTTGCTCCGATTCAACTGGATTCATTG tCTCCGGTGCTAAAAGTAGAAGGTCTGTCTCCCGGCAACCTGCCCTTCTCACGTCTCAACATCAATCCTATCCATGTGGCGTCAATAAGGATTCTACCCTTGGCAGGCCAAGAGA GTACATTGTTGCCCGGTGGGAGCCTAGAATTCTCTGCACAGGTGGTGAATGATGGATCAGATGCAATGTTCACCTTTAATGTCCGGGATGACTTGGGCTTCATGCAGAGCTTTAGACCTGTACAAGGTTTCCTGAGGAAAGGCGAGAGCACCACTCTGATGGCAACGTTTGTGGCACCTGCCAAGGATTCCAACTTTGCCTCAAG TCTTGCAACATTTACAGCGAAAACCAGTTCATCGCAAAACTACATGACTCTGCTCCTCTCTGTCATTCCCAAAACAGCCTTG GAAACTGAAGAAAACCCACCAGTCTATCACTTTCTCCAATTCTACATGCCTTGTGGAGCTGACAGCCAGCAAAGACCCGACTGCTCTCAACACATCTGGAACATGACATTTTCGGCTGAGGGGGCTGAAGGTGCTGCTGTTAGTGTCCAGATCAGCCCAGATCCCAGCGCTTTGTCCTGTCACTCAGAAGAAGAGGGTAGCAATAAGAAGCTCACCTGTGATTACAA GTCCAGCTGCTGTTCTCCTTTGGCAGAAGTCCTGATCAGTGATGAGAATGGCAACGTGAACCATTTCACCGTGGATCACAACACACAGCCTCCCGCACCAGCCTT CATCAGCAACTAG